A region from the Mya arenaria isolate MELC-2E11 chromosome 2, ASM2691426v1 genome encodes:
- the LOC128225024 gene encoding uncharacterized protein LOC128225024, which translates to MFKLVCLLIICSTTATRAEPECSRFHYEEKTLEKMVRLEFLMEQFKNEMGNFRKEKEDTFTEIKKDVANDMKKVRDSVEADKATLARTLSDLEIVNNNLTAQASKAIEHLQVVKKRVSFSAKTVESKSSSNGCAIIFSETVQDTDGAYNNKSGKFVAPVPGFYLFTTHLCSIAGNVIRFAIRRNEDVVARSSVYNAHNCNTLEAHINVKTGHEVYVTYEIGGHLILSDDNTRWNTFAGRLVYNLP; encoded by the exons ATGTTTAAGCTCGTGTGccttttaattatttgttctaCGACAGCAACACGTGCAGAACCAGAGTGTTCTAGGTTTCACTATGAAGAGAAAACGCTCGAGAAAATGGTGCGCCTCGAATTCCTCATGGAGCAATTTAAAAATGAGATGGGTAACTTCAGAAAAGAGAAAGAGGATACTTTTACTGAGATCAAGAAAGACGTTGCTAATGATATGAAAAAAGTAAGGGATTCGGTTGAGGCTGACAAAGCAACACTTGCAAGAACACTGTCAGATCTGGAGATTGTAAATAACAACTTGACAGCGCAAGCTTCTAAAGCTATAGAGCATCTTCAAG TTGTCAAAAAGAGGGTATCCTTCAGCGCAAAAACAGTCGAAAGCAAATCTTCGTCCAATGGTTGTGCCATCATTTTCTCTGAAACGGTTCAAGATACCGATGGTGCATACAATAACAAAAGCGGCAAATTTGTCGCTCCCGTACCTGGCTTCTACTTGTTTACAACTCATCTGTGTAGTATAGCTGGAAATGTTATACGTTTTGCAATAAGACGTAATGAGGATGTTGTTGCAAGATCGTCCGTTTATAATGCGCATAACTGCAATACGCTAGAAGCACATATAAACGTTAAAACGGGGCATGAAGTATACGTAACTTATGAGATAGGCGGTCATTTGATATTGTCAGACGATAACACACGTTGGAATACATTTGCTGGGCGACTTGTCTATAACTTGCCATAA